A single genomic interval of Corylus avellana chromosome ca10, CavTom2PMs-1.0 harbors:
- the LOC132163960 gene encoding serine/threonine-protein kinase UCN-like yields the protein MDLPPAQPSPELDLDNLKAIKVLGKGAMGTVFLVHDRTADPAARCPFALKVVEKASFQTKLDAERRAQWEIQVLSRLSDPAHPFLPSLLGSSDSPDFLAWAVPYCPGGDLNVLRYRQNDRVFSPAVIRFYLAEIVCALDHLHRMGIAYRDLKPENVLIQHSGHVTLTDFDLSRSLTPSTVKTVIYTSEAVEDPPEFRRKHRSHLPRWISIMPESNHKNKNNNKKGLKKAKSARVSPVSRRRPSFSNGERSHSFVGTEEYVAPEVVRGDGHEFAVDWWALGVLTYEMLYGTTPFKGKNRKETFRNVLFKAPEFIGERTALTDLIGRLLEKDPTRRLGYLRGASEIKDHKFFRGLRWDLLTEVLRPPFIPSREDEDEDLKDNVTTASTGGFNIREYFNKLRSPPSIPPSPSSERHRTVSMSEF from the coding sequence ATGGATTTACCACCAGCACAACCTTCGCCGGAGCTAGACCTGGACAACCTTAAAGCCATCAAAGTCCTGGGTAAAGGCGCCATGGGCACGGTCTTCCTCGTCCACGACCGGACTGCGGATCCCGCTGCCCGCTGCCCGTTCGCTCTCAAGGTTGTCGAGAAGGCCTCGTTCCAAACCAAGCTCGACGCGGAGCGCCGGGCCCAGTGGGAAATCCAGGTCCTGTCCAGACTTTCCGACCCGGCCCATCCGTTCCTCCCTTCACTCCTCGGTTCCTCCGACTCTCCGGACTTTCTCGCCTGGGCCGTCCCATACTGCCCCGGCGGCGACCTCAACGTCCTCCGGTACCGTCAAAACGACCGCGTTTTCTCCCCCGCCGTTATTCGTTTCTACTTGGCTGAGATCGTCTGCGCCCTCGACCACCTCCACCGCATGGGCATCGCCTACCGCGACCTCAAGCCCGAGAACGTCCTCATCCAACACTCCGGTCACGTGACCCTCACAGACTTCGACCTCTCTCGTAGCCTCACCCCTTCCACGGTCAAAACCGTCATTTACACTTCCGAGGCCGTTGAGGATCCACCGGAGTTCCGCCGCAAACACCGGAGCCACCTGCCACGCTGGATATCCATCATGCCCGAgagtaaccacaaaaacaagaataataaCAAGAAGGGGTTGAAGAAGGCCAAGTCAGCACGAGTCAGCCCGGTGAGTCGACGCAGACCGAGTTTCTCCAACGGCGAGCGGTCCCACTCGTTTGTGGGGACCGAGGAGTACGTGGCGCCCGAGGTGGTGCGAGGGGACGGCCACGAGTTCGCCGTTGATTGGTGGGCTCTGGGCGTGCTCACATACGAGATGCTCTACGGGACGACGCCGTTTAAGGGCAAGAACCGCAAGGAGACGTTTCGGAACGTTTTGTTCAAAGCCCCCGAGTTCATCGGTGAGCGCACGGCCCTCACGGACCTGATCGGACGGTTGCTGGAGAAGGACCCCACCAGGCGATTGGGCTACCTCAGGGGCGCGAGCGAGATCAAGGACCACAAGTTCTTCCGCGGGCTCAGATGGGACCTACTGACGGAAGTCTTACGGCCGCCGTTTATTCCGTCCAGAGAGGACGAGGACGAGGACTTGAAGGACAACGTAACGACGGCTTCCACCGGAGGGTTCAACATCAGGGAGTACTTCAACAAATTGAGATCTCCGCCGTCGATCCCGCCGTCACCGTCATCAGAGCGTCACAGGACCGTTTCCATGTCCGAGTTCTAG
- the LOC132164635 gene encoding uncharacterized protein LOC132164635, producing the protein MVNKKKTNVDRKDTVKWTERWDDLFVDALVLQQSMGNRIDKNFTTKAYDNTVKELREKIGKPFEKGHLKNRLKTLKHNFHECYDIFKDMNGFTWSPETKMWNAKPEVWKALIKAKPDAIKWMTTPISNYNKLLLLFAKRRENAKGLKMDAHRGSASGNEGLCDDINQVMSQNEITLNLEDLNGMNGGTNQLPPPVESNSQSDSRPPSQSATSLKGKKRKAPRDEFERNIYQKKKDVFEREFESIREAILDVAQAIREGNVIAERGRPRVYTEQEVFTELVKIGVDVHLRYKAYTFLVANAGRVRAFFGCPAEERKELLLHMMHSPPEES; encoded by the exons AtggttaacaaaaaaaagactAATGTGGATAGAAAGGACACAGTAAAGTGGACAGAACGGTGGGACGACTTGTTTGTTGATGCACTTGTGCTACAACAAAGCATGGGAAATAGAATAGATAAGAATTTCACAACAAAAGCATATGATAATACTGTGAAGGAACTACGTGAAAAGATTGGCAAGCCATTTGAAAAAGGTCACTTGAAGAATCGCTTGAAAACTCTTAAACATAATTTCCATGAATGTTATGACATTTTCAAGGACATGAATGGTTTTACATGGAGCCCAGAGACAAAAATGTGGAATGCAAAGCCTGAGGTGTGGAAGGCATTGATAAAG gcaAAACCTGATGCCATAAAATGGATGACTACACCTATTAGCAACTACAATAAGTTGTTGTTGCTCTTTgcaaaaagaagggaaaatgcAAAGGGTTTGAAGATGGATGCACACCGAGGTAGTGCCTCAGGAAATGAAGGCTTATGTGATGATATCAATCAAGTCATGTCACAGAATGAAATTACTCTTAATCTGGAGGACTTGAATGGTATGAATGGTGGTACTAATCAGTTACCTCCTCCTGTTGAATCAAATTCTCAGTCAGATTCTCGACCACCTTCTCAATCTGCTACATCATTGAAAGGCAAGAAACGGAAGGCACCAAGGGATGAATTTGAGAGAAAtatttaccaaaagaaaaaagatgttttTGAGAGAGAGTTTGAAAGCATAAGGGAAGCAATACTAGATGTTGCACAGGCGATTAGGGAGGGGAATGTTATTGCAGAAAGAGGCCGACCGCGTGTGTATACAGAACAAGAAGTTTTCACAGAATTGGTGAAAATTGGTGTTGATGTGCACTTGCGCTATAAGGCCTACACTTTCCTTGTTGCAAATGCTGGAAGGGTGAGGGCGTTCTTTGGTTGCCCAGCTGAGGAACGTAAGGAACTTTTGCTCCACATGATGCATAGTCCCCCAGAAGAATCTTAA
- the LOC132164328 gene encoding sm-like protein LSM7 codes for MSGRKETVLDLAKFVDKGVQVKLTGGRQVTGTLKGYDQLLNLVLDEAIEFLRDPDDPLKTTDQTRRLGLIVCRGTAVMLVSPTDGTDEIANPFLQPDGV; via the exons ATG TCAGGACGCAAAGAAACAGTTTTAGATCTTGCCAAATTTGTTGATAAGGGTGTCCAAGTCAAGCTTACTGGTGGACGACAAG TCACAGGGACCTTGAAAGGTTATGACCAGTTGCTGAACCTCGTCCTTGATGAAGCCATAGAATTCTTGAGAG ATCCAGATGACCCTCTTAAGACGACTGATCAAACTAGACGCCTTGGCCTAATA GTATGTCGGGGTACGGCCGTGATGCTTGTTTCCCCAACTGATGGTACTGATGAGATTGCAAACCCGTTCCTTCAGCCGGATGGGGTGTAG